In the Caldalkalibacillus salinus genome, one interval contains:
- a CDS encoding fatty acid desaturase family protein, which produces MKEYQSFAWYAARVSPNLPKEAFKPVPTRLLGGLAYLIVVISGFLTIGLLDLSVWVKLPIAFVIGCSFAALGFLGHEILHGTVVRKPWLRDLLGAIAFWPLCTGPKLWRKWHNLTHHVHTQDESKDPDAWPTITAIKNHRFLRWVYKMPLSVRAFFNFCALAVTFSLHSTKMFVTYIKEFKPSTKPAVWLQFILPWVSWIALLVWIGPVKWFFAFLLPLLIANFIVMCYISTNHRLNPLVPVNDPLANSLTVTVPKWVDVLHFQFSYHTEHHLFPAMNGKYYPLVKEQIKKMWPERYHEMPMIQALRTLWKTPRVYYDNREFVDPRRSTVYASLGNGLDPNNIEYRKIEVEEAMEESKLTKPQRVEMNES; this is translated from the coding sequence ATGAAAGAGTATCAATCATTTGCATGGTATGCCGCACGCGTATCTCCAAACTTACCGAAAGAGGCATTTAAGCCTGTACCAACGAGGTTATTAGGAGGATTAGCATACCTGATCGTTGTCATTAGCGGTTTTTTGACTATTGGATTATTAGATCTCAGTGTATGGGTCAAATTACCTATTGCGTTTGTTATCGGCTGTAGTTTTGCTGCACTAGGTTTTTTAGGACATGAAATACTGCACGGTACAGTTGTTAGGAAACCATGGCTCCGTGATTTATTAGGCGCAATTGCATTCTGGCCTTTATGTACAGGACCAAAATTATGGCGGAAATGGCATAACTTGACGCACCATGTGCACACTCAGGATGAGTCCAAAGATCCCGATGCATGGCCAACAATTACAGCAATTAAGAACCATCGCTTTCTACGCTGGGTCTATAAAATGCCTTTATCAGTCCGTGCATTCTTTAACTTTTGTGCACTAGCGGTGACGTTCTCATTACATTCAACAAAAATGTTTGTCACTTATATTAAAGAATTTAAACCTAGCACCAAACCCGCTGTATGGCTGCAATTCATTTTACCTTGGGTGTCTTGGATTGCCTTGCTCGTATGGATTGGACCAGTAAAATGGTTCTTTGCCTTTTTACTCCCACTACTCATCGCTAACTTTATCGTGATGTGTTATATATCGACAAACCATAGATTAAACCCTTTGGTACCTGTCAATGACCCATTAGCAAACAGTTTAACGGTGACGGTACCGAAGTGGGTTGATGTGCTGCATTTCCAATTTTCATATCATACTGAGCACCATCTATTCCCAGCCATGAACGGGAAATATTACCCTCTTGTGAAAGAGCAGATTAAAAAGATGTGGCCAGAAAGGTATCATGAAATGCCAATGATTCAAGCGTTAAGGACTTTATGGAAAACCCCGCGGGTATATTATGATAACAGAGAGTTTGTAGATCCGCGACGAAGCACTGTTTACGCCTCTTTAGGCAATGGGTTAGATCCTAACAATATTGAGTACCGTAAGATAGAAGTGGAAGAAGCAATGGAAGAGTCTAAGCTCACGAAACCTCAAAGAGTAGAGATGAACGAATCATAA
- a CDS encoding PRK06851 family protein: MSKTVRHYYAGGNTARGFYSLYESNLKGLERVFILKGGPGTGKSSLMKALGDKWFESGYDIEVLHCSSDNDSIDGLIIPKLKIGVVDGTPPHIIEPLYPGVVEEYVNVGTAWNTAQLRNHKRAIVTLTDKVSYTFKSAYERFEEALHIHDLWEKYYIDNIDYTAADHLTQKLSQNLFVGQEKEKQNAPDVKHRFLGAATPKGAIDFIPNLTEDIPKRYFIKGRPGCGKSTMLKKLASEAEQRGLDIEVYHCGFDPHSLDMLIVRELGFAIFDSTAPHEYFPERQSDEVVDMYAEVIRSGTDEKYESELKDVSEQYRAKMREATALLAKAKATHDELEAYYIEATDFSKIEAIQAKIYAEMKVIENEQASQLDY, encoded by the coding sequence ATGAGTAAAACAGTCAGACATTATTATGCTGGTGGGAACACCGCGCGCGGATTTTATAGTTTATATGAGTCCAATTTAAAAGGCTTAGAGAGAGTTTTTATCCTAAAAGGGGGACCGGGGACTGGGAAATCATCATTGATGAAAGCGTTGGGGGATAAATGGTTCGAATCGGGATATGACATTGAGGTCCTGCACTGTTCTTCTGATAACGATTCAATCGACGGTTTAATTATACCGAAACTTAAAATAGGTGTTGTGGACGGTACGCCCCCCCATATCATTGAGCCACTGTACCCCGGGGTGGTTGAAGAGTACGTGAATGTAGGCACCGCTTGGAATACGGCCCAGCTTAGAAATCACAAGCGTGCCATCGTCACATTAACTGACAAAGTCAGTTACACTTTCAAATCTGCCTACGAACGGTTTGAGGAAGCCTTGCATATTCACGATCTTTGGGAAAAGTACTATATCGACAATATCGATTATACTGCTGCAGACCACTTGACTCAAAAGTTATCTCAGAATTTATTTGTTGGGCAAGAAAAAGAGAAGCAAAACGCACCCGACGTTAAGCATCGTTTTCTTGGTGCAGCTACGCCAAAAGGCGCCATCGACTTCATTCCTAACCTTACAGAAGATATCCCCAAAAGATATTTCATTAAAGGTCGCCCCGGTTGTGGAAAATCAACCATGTTAAAAAAACTGGCCTCCGAAGCGGAGCAAAGGGGTTTAGACATTGAAGTCTACCATTGCGGATTTGACCCCCACAGCTTAGATATGCTCATCGTACGTGAATTAGGTTTTGCCATCTTTGACAGCACGGCCCCGCATGAGTATTTTCCTGAACGTCAGAGCGATGAAGTGGTGGATATGTATGCAGAGGTTATCAGGTCCGGAACAGATGAAAAGTACGAAAGTGAGTTGAAAGACGTTTCAGAGCAATATAGGGCAAAAATGAGAGAAGCCACTGCTCTTTTAGCGAAGGCCAAAGCCACCCACGATGAACTGGAAGCTTACTATATTGAAGCGACAGACTTTAGTAAGATTGAGGCCATTCAAGCTAAGATATACGCCGAGATGAAGGTGATTGAAAATGAGCAAGCGTCACAGTTAGATTATTAG
- a CDS encoding GtrA family protein, with the protein MFVKVFTYGMVGVLGTLIHFGVLILFVELFNQGPVLSSTIGFIVTLIVSYYLNQKYTFKIKSTQHTKLFTKYTIVSCSGLILNGLIMYLAVQILSFHYMLGQAIVVFILPLTNFILNNLWTFKEDAV; encoded by the coding sequence ATGTTCGTAAAGGTGTTCACCTATGGCATGGTCGGGGTATTAGGGACGTTGATACATTTTGGTGTGCTCATACTCTTCGTTGAATTATTCAACCAAGGACCAGTCCTCAGTTCAACCATTGGATTTATCGTGACGCTAATAGTGTCCTATTATTTAAACCAAAAGTATACGTTTAAAATCAAGTCAACCCAACACACTAAACTATTTACAAAGTATACCATCGTATCTTGTTCAGGATTAATACTAAACGGCCTCATTATGTATTTAGCGGTACAAATCTTATCTTTTCATTATATGCTTGGACAAGCGATTGTCGTATTCATCCTGCCTCTAACTAATTTTATACTTAACAACCTATGGACGTTTAAAGAAGATGCTGTTTGA